From one Oceanibaculum indicum P24 genomic stretch:
- a CDS encoding ATP-binding protein, whose product MPATRLSRSAIVKTSLLLSLPVGLVLLVLVAGGQLNGWPALLGWAISPGIFALLVQRHFQRIARLEAAVEGGSAEIEPNSPLAPLAGRIESLHRVQAENLGALRQRLHAAHVALESLPDPLLLIDAEATIVATNRAAREIFGEALAGRAVASNLRHPEVLKAVETALEQGQGRTVEMTMLVPIERSFAVSVEPLREPGPDDSRALILMHELTAMKRTEQMRADFVANASHELRTPLSTLVGFIETLRGPAKDDPEAHERFLEIMHEQSLRMSRLVNDLLSLSRIELNEHTPPRGLADLSRILSSVKATLDMQAATKDMDIQLDIEDGLPPVTGDEDELAQVAQNLIDNATKYGRPGTPIRVTARRADSVPAAFPKAPHGAVLIRVQDQGEGIPREHIPRLTERFYRVDKARSRDLGGTGLGLAIVKHIVSRHRGALSVDSQVGKGSAFTVYLPVAASAG is encoded by the coding sequence ATGCCCGCAACCCGACTGTCGCGCTCCGCGATCGTCAAGACCAGCCTGCTGCTGTCCCTGCCTGTCGGGCTGGTGCTGCTGGTGCTGGTCGCCGGCGGCCAGCTGAATGGCTGGCCCGCCCTGCTGGGCTGGGCGATTTCTCCCGGCATCTTCGCGTTGCTGGTGCAGCGTCATTTTCAGCGCATTGCCCGGCTGGAAGCGGCGGTTGAGGGCGGTTCGGCGGAGATCGAGCCGAACAGCCCGCTCGCCCCGTTGGCCGGCCGCATCGAATCGCTGCATCGCGTGCAGGCGGAAAATCTGGGCGCCCTGCGGCAGCGCCTCCATGCCGCCCATGTCGCGCTGGAATCGCTGCCCGACCCGCTGCTGCTAATCGATGCCGAGGCAACCATCGTGGCCACCAACCGGGCCGCCCGCGAGATCTTCGGCGAGGCGCTGGCGGGCAGGGCGGTCGCCAGCAATCTGCGCCATCCGGAGGTGCTGAAGGCGGTGGAGACGGCCCTTGAACAGGGGCAGGGCCGCACTGTCGAGATGACCATGCTGGTGCCCATCGAGCGCAGTTTCGCCGTCAGTGTCGAACCGTTGCGCGAACCGGGGCCGGATGACAGCCGGGCGCTGATCCTGATGCACGAGCTGACGGCGATGAAGCGCACGGAGCAGATGCGCGCCGATTTCGTTGCCAATGCGAGCCATGAGCTGCGCACGCCGCTCTCCACGCTGGTCGGCTTCATCGAGACGCTGCGCGGCCCGGCCAAGGACGATCCGGAAGCGCATGAGCGGTTCCTGGAAATCATGCATGAGCAGAGCCTGCGCATGTCGCGGCTGGTGAACGACTTGCTGTCGCTTTCGCGGATCGAGCTGAACGAGCATACGCCGCCGCGCGGGCTGGCCGACCTGTCGCGCATTCTTTCCAGCGTGAAGGCGACGCTGGACATGCAGGCGGCGACCAAGGACATGGACATCCAGCTCGATATCGAGGACGGGCTGCCGCCGGTCACCGGCGACGAGGACGAGCTGGCGCAGGTGGCGCAGAACCTGATCGACAATGCGACCAAATATGGCCGGCCCGGCACACCGATCCGGGTAACGGCCCGGCGCGCCGACAGCGTGCCGGCAGCCTTCCCCAAGGCACCGCATGGCGCGGTCCTGATCCGTGTTCAGGACCAGGGCGAGGGCATCCCGCGCGAGCATATTCCGCGCCTGACCGAACGGTTCTACCGGGTCGACAAGGCGCGCAGCCGCGATCTTGGCGGCACCGGTCTTGGCCTTGCCATCGTGAAGCACATCGTCAGCCGCCACCGGGGGGCGCTTTCCGTCGACAGCCAGGTCGGCAAGGGCAGCGCCTTCACCGTCTATCTGCCGGTCGCCGCATCCGCGGGCTGA
- a CDS encoding UxaA family hydrolase, producing the protein MSGTESLSIRLHPADNVVVARLALMPGTALPAEKLTVNGSIPAGHKVATAPIRAGEPIRKYDQIIGFATDDIAIGDHVHVQNVEMRDFERDYAFSSAAKPTAYVPEAERATFQGFLRPTGMAGTRNYIGILTSVNCSATVAKYIAAAITPDILAQYPNVDGVVALVHSTGCGMADSGEGYANLQRTLWGHARHPNFAGILMVGLGCEVNQIDFLLEAYGLERGPRFQTMTIQDIGGTRKTVDRGVEIVKSMLPAANEARRTSVPASHLTLALQCGGSDAYSGITANPALGAAADLLVRHGGTAILSETPEIYGAEHLLTRRAIDRKTGEKLIERIRWWEEYTSRNGGEMNNNPSPGNKAGGLTTILEKSLGAAAKGGTTNLTGVFKYAEPINTKGFVFMDSPGYDPCSVTGQVASGANIVCFTTGRGSVFGNKPSPSLKLATNSAMYRKLEEDMDVNCGAVLDEGISIQDMGQRIFDLILRVASGEKSKSEAQGFGDAEFIPWQVGAVM; encoded by the coding sequence ATGTCCGGAACCGAGAGCCTCAGCATCCGCCTGCATCCGGCGGACAATGTCGTGGTTGCCCGCCTGGCGCTGATGCCGGGCACCGCCCTGCCGGCGGAGAAACTGACGGTCAACGGCTCCATCCCCGCCGGCCACAAGGTGGCCACAGCGCCGATCCGGGCCGGCGAGCCGATCCGCAAATACGACCAGATCATCGGCTTCGCGACCGACGACATCGCGATCGGCGATCACGTCCATGTGCAGAATGTCGAGATGCGCGATTTCGAGCGCGACTATGCCTTTTCCAGTGCCGCGAAGCCAACCGCCTATGTACCGGAGGCGGAGCGCGCGACCTTCCAGGGCTTCCTGCGCCCGACCGGAATGGCCGGCACCCGCAACTATATCGGCATCCTGACCTCGGTGAACTGCTCGGCCACGGTGGCGAAATACATCGCCGCCGCGATCACGCCGGACATTCTGGCGCAGTACCCGAATGTCGATGGGGTGGTGGCGCTGGTGCATTCCACCGGCTGCGGCATGGCAGATTCGGGGGAGGGCTACGCCAATCTGCAGCGCACCTTGTGGGGCCATGCCCGGCACCCGAACTTCGCCGGCATACTGATGGTCGGCCTCGGCTGCGAGGTCAATCAGATCGACTTCCTGCTGGAGGCCTACGGGCTGGAGCGCGGCCCGCGCTTCCAGACCATGACGATCCAGGACATTGGCGGCACCCGCAAGACCGTGGACCGCGGCGTCGAGATCGTGAAATCCATGCTGCCGGCCGCGAACGAGGCGCGCCGCACCAGCGTGCCGGCCAGCCACCTGACGCTGGCGCTGCAATGCGGCGGTTCCGACGCCTATTCCGGCATTACCGCCAACCCGGCGCTGGGCGCGGCCGCTGACCTGCTGGTCCGGCATGGCGGCACGGCGATCCTCTCTGAAACGCCGGAAATCTATGGCGCCGAGCATCTGCTGACCCGGCGCGCCATCGACCGCAAGACCGGCGAGAAGCTGATCGAGCGCATCCGCTGGTGGGAGGAATACACCAGCCGCAATGGCGGGGAGATGAATAACAACCCCTCGCCCGGCAACAAGGCCGGCGGCCTGACCACCATCCTGGAAAAGTCGCTGGGTGCCGCTGCCAAGGGCGGCACGACAAACCTGACCGGCGTGTTCAAATATGCCGAACCGATCAACACCAAGGGCTTCGTGTTCATGGATTCGCCGGGCTATGACCCCTGTTCGGTGACCGGGCAGGTGGCCAGCGGCGCCAACATCGTGTGCTTCACCACCGGGCGCGGCTCGGTGTTCGGCAACAAGCCCTCGCCCTCGCTGAAGCTTGCCACCAACTCCGCCATGTACCGCAAGCTGGAGGAGGATATGGATGTGAATTGCGGCGCCGTGCTGGATGAGGGCATCTCGATCCAGGATATGGGCCAGCGCATCTTCGACCTCATCCTGCGCGTGGCCTCTGGCGAGAAATCCAAGAGCGAGGCCCAGGGTTTCGGCGATGCGGAATTCATCCCCTGGCAGGTTGGCGCCGTAATGTAA
- the phoU gene encoding phosphate signaling complex protein PhoU codes for MPTHTVKSFDEELKRLMNLISQMGGLVETQVQDCIQSLAKRDSTIAERVIQGDLKIDSLEHDVNDLTVRMLALRQPLAEDLRRVVGALKISADLERIGDYAANISKRSVALNQVPPARPATGIPRMGRMVQQILKEVLDAYVEQDAEKALLVWRRDEEVDEMYTSLFRELLTYMMEDPRNITPCTHLLFMAKNIERIGDHATNIAETLYYQVTGRPLTAERPKGDTSAFTVVEPEN; via the coding sequence ATGCCCACCCATACCGTGAAATCCTTCGACGAGGAATTGAAGCGGCTGATGAATCTCATCTCGCAGATGGGCGGGCTGGTGGAGACGCAGGTGCAGGACTGCATCCAGTCCCTGGCGAAGCGCGACAGCACCATCGCCGAGCGGGTGATCCAGGGCGATCTGAAGATCGACAGCCTGGAGCATGATGTCAACGATCTGACGGTTCGCATGCTGGCACTGCGCCAGCCGCTGGCCGAGGATCTGCGCCGCGTTGTTGGCGCGCTGAAGATTTCCGCCGATCTGGAACGCATTGGCGACTACGCCGCGAACATCTCCAAGCGGTCAGTGGCCCTGAACCAGGTACCGCCGGCACGGCCCGCGACCGGTATACCGCGCATGGGCCGGATGGTGCAGCAGATCCTGAAGGAAGTGCTGGACGCCTATGTCGAACAGGATGCCGAAAAGGCCCTGCTGGTCTGGCGCCGGGACGAGGAGGTGGACGAGATGTACACCAGCCTGTTCCGCGAGCTGCTGACCTACATGATGGAAGACCCGCGCAACATCACGCCCTGCACGCATCTTCTGTTCATGGCGAAGAATATCGAGCGCATCGGCGACCATGCCACCAATATCGCCGAGACGCTGTACTACCAGGTAACCGGCCGGCCGCTGACCGCCGAGCGGCCGAAGGGCGACACCAGCGCGTTCACCGTCGTCGAGCCGGAGAACTGA
- the phoB gene encoding phosphate regulon transcriptional regulator PhoB, which yields MKPLILIVEDEAAIVTLLSYNLEREGFQVLEARDGEEGLLLATERRPDLILLDWMLPLLSGIEVCRRLRRTPQTRSIPIIMLTARGEEGDRVRGLNAGADDYVTKPFSPSELLARVRAVMRRARPAADAETLRCGDIVMDIAAHKVKRGDRDVHLGPTEFRLLRHFLEHQGRVFSREQLLDSVWGADVYVEPRTVDVHIRRLRKALNEDAEGDPIRTVRSAGYALDAVAPQFA from the coding sequence ATGAAGCCGCTGATCCTGATTGTCGAAGACGAAGCCGCGATCGTCACGCTGCTCAGCTACAATTTGGAGCGCGAGGGCTTCCAGGTCCTCGAAGCGCGCGACGGCGAGGAAGGGCTGCTGCTGGCCACCGAGCGCCGGCCCGACCTGATCCTGCTGGACTGGATGCTGCCGCTGTTGTCCGGCATCGAGGTCTGCCGCCGGCTGCGCCGCACCCCGCAGACCCGCAGCATCCCGATCATCATGCTGACGGCCCGCGGCGAGGAAGGCGACCGGGTACGAGGCCTGAATGCCGGCGCCGACGATTACGTCACCAAGCCCTTCAGCCCCAGCGAACTGCTGGCCCGCGTCCGCGCCGTCATGCGCCGCGCCCGGCCTGCCGCCGATGCCGAGACGCTACGCTGCGGCGACATCGTCATGGACATTGCCGCCCACAAGGTGAAGCGCGGCGACCGCGATGTGCATCTTGGGCCGACCGAATTCCGCCTGCTGCGCCATTTCCTGGAGCATCAGGGCCGTGTCTTCTCCCGCGAACAACTGCTGGATTCGGTCTGGGGGGCGGATGTCTATGTCGAGCCGCGCACCGTGGATGTGCATATCCGCCGGCTGCGCAAGGCGCTGAACGAGGATGCCGAGGGCGACCCGATCCGCACCGTCCGGTCGGCCGGCTATGCGCTGGATGCCGTCGCGCCGCAATTCGCTTGA
- a CDS encoding helix-turn-helix domain-containing protein, which produces MTPFGERLRALRAARGVTLKEMAAALQVSSAYLSALEHGHRGRPTDGLIHQICGYFGLIWDDAEALNRLAEISHPRVTIDTAGLSPSATRLAHQLARKIGILDEERLAALLSQLEDSPKKPE; this is translated from the coding sequence ATGACGCCATTCGGGGAAAGGCTGCGGGCGCTGCGTGCCGCGCGTGGCGTTACACTGAAGGAGATGGCGGCTGCGCTGCAGGTCTCCTCGGCCTATCTCTCGGCGCTGGAGCATGGCCATCGCGGCCGGCCCACCGACGGGCTGATCCATCAGATCTGCGGTTATTTTGGGCTCATCTGGGACGATGCGGAAGCGCTGAATCGGCTGGCGGAGATATCCCATCCGCGCGTCACCATCGACACGGCCGGCCTGTCGCCAAGCGCCACCAGGCTGGCGCACCAGCTGGCGCGGAAGATCGGGATCCTGGACGAGGAGAGGCTCGCGGCGCTCTTGAGCCAGCTCGAAGACTCGCCGAAAAAGCCGGAATGA